Genomic window (Bdellovibrionales bacterium):
ATCACGATTAATCTTTGAAGATGAAGCAAACTTCCGTCAGGATTCAACGCTTCATCGAACCTGGTCAAGAAAAGGTTGTCAGCCACTAGTCCCCGTAACCGGCCAGAGAAAATCTGTCAAAATATTTGGTTGTGTTGATGTTACTTCTTCAAAGTTCATTTATAGCGCAGACGAAGTCTTCAACGTCCCGTCCTACCTGAATTTCCTGGAATATATGGGCACTGAGATGTTTGAGAAAAACAAAAAAGTCTACTTTGTTCAGGACAATGCTTCGTACCACAAAAGTCCCGAAACATGGAAATGGTTCAAGGAAAATAGAAAATGGATTGAGGTTCACAATCTCCCTCCATATTGCCCAGAACTCAATGCTGCAGAGGCTTTGTGGAAAGTGACAAGAAAGTCAGGAACCCACAATAAACACTTTGAAAGCGAAGAACAGCTGATCTCTACACTCGACGCGGTCCTTGGGAATATGTACGAAAACCCTAGTGAAATCTCAGGATACATGGCCCCTTTTTTATGAAGTATGTCCTTTTAATTATGCGAACCTAGCGAGTTTTTTTCGCTTCATTTTTGCTGTCGTTGATGTGGCCTATAGCTGTCTCCCTCCATGTAAAAACCTCAGCCTCATTGACGAGCCGGTCTACGATGGCATGGGCAATGGCATCGTTGGCAAAGATCTGGTTGAACTTTCCGAACGGCAGATTGGTCGTAGCTATCGTACCCAATCCGCATCATGTCTGGAAGAGATCACTTGGAAGAACAAGTTGCTGGCCTGTGTGTCCAAGGCCACGTATCCCAGCTCATCAATGATCAAGACCTGAGGTTTTCTGTATTTGTTTAGTTCAGATTCAAGATTAAAAGTCTTCTGCGCGTGCTGAAGATGATTCACCATCTCAGCTGCGGTTAGAAACAAAACTGATAAACCCTTCTGGCATGCTGAGTAGCCTAAGGCCCTTGCCAGATGTGTCTTGCCCGTCCCGGCATGGCCGGTAAAAAACAACTGACGGAAGATTATCTTTGGCAATACCCGCGTGGAGTGCCAAATAGGTTTTTTTCAACCTTCTCCGTCGTTTTGGAGTGACGGAAGTCAAAGTTCTCCACGGTCTGAACTCGGCGGAACTTCGCTGTTCTGATCTTGCTCTGGATCATTGAACTGTGCCGCTCTGACTTCTCGATCGAGATCCACTGACTTAGGTACTTCGAGATCAGATCCCGGTCCTGATCCTTCATCTTTGGCAGATCCTGGTGTATGGCCTGACTCCAGTGCTTTAGCTTCAGCTCTGAGAGGCCCTCCGCAAGTAGCTTGTTCATGGTTTCCATCTTCCTCATCCTTGCCGCACTTACTTGGTTTTCCCCCTCGAAGTAGAGTGCGTCGTATCTTCGAAGATCGACTGCCGGATGAACCCGGTTTAGTTTTTCGCTATTAAATTTAATCGGCTCTGGGTTCAGATTTGTATTCGAAGGATGATGCTGACGCTTTAAGAAAAGCTCCAGGTTATCCACGCCAATGATCCCAGAACCAAGACACTCACCACAAGCACCCAGCACCATCGACTCTCCATACACCGTGACCAGCGCCACAAGTCGTGAAAGTTCGTATTTCAGACTCCTGGGGCCCTGGCGCACCAACTCCACATATTCTGCCATCTTTGGCCCCAGGCTCTTCACATAACCCAACCGCCAGGTCTCTCTGATGGCGCCAGGCTTGCGCTCAAGAGCCCAGTCCGGTGGGCTTCCGTTGTGAATACTCTGTTCTTTAAATAACTTCGCTCGTGGAACAGATAAATTTCTCGTTGTAATAAACTCTCAACTCCCGGTCATTCCACTCGCACAGTGATCGTCATCCCCACCAATGTCCAAGGGACTGAGTACCGGTTCGTCTCGTATTGCAAATGAAAGTCTTGTTAAATTCCTAATTGTTCTTCAACTTGAAGTCATGATTGTTTGACCCTATTTTTTGGGTATTGTGCCTCGGGTAAAAATATTAAATATTCAGTTTGGTACGGAATCGTGACTAACTTTTTAACCCAGCATTTCGAGCTCAGATATTGCTTGAACTTGCGTTGTTCTTAAAAGTTCACCCGTGCCGTTGGCGACACGTTATTTTCAGTGGGATCGATCATTTTTATTTGTTAATCTGTGCTCAGAGGAAAGGCATCCTGCCTGCTGGGATGCTTGCGCACCCCAGGCCCCGCTTTCGGTCGGCCATCCAGGCCGATCCGATCAAGGTGTCTTTTGGTACTAAATTTTTGGATCAAGCTCAAATGTCAATTTCGTTGTTAACAGGGTTTTCCCAGAATTAGCCGTCTAAATTCGCAAACTTTCCTTTGTTGATGAGTGTTTCAGGCTGATATTTTTTCTCCACAGAGGTTGGTGGGTTTTTCATTGGGATTTTTTCTGCGCGCCCGCAGCCGCTCAGCCCTTGAACCGTGAGGACTCGCAACAATGGCATCGATGGCCTCTGCAAGAGCGATTTCCCGGTGTCTCTGGACCGTAGTTCCCAATGTTTCTTTGCTCTCCGACCCCCAAATTTCTTTCGCATCAAGCCGAATCGAGGTTAAAAGGATTAGCGGTATGCACACTGCCATGTGTGCCCCTCCTTCCCCTCCTGCAGTCAGCCCTCCAAACGAGAGAGATTGTTTGAGATCACGGAACATAACTTCAATCGCCCATCTCGCTCTCGAATACTTCCAAAGCCTTGCCCCGGTCATTGAAAGGTCAGTCGTTGCATAGAAGGCGAACGGTGTGGATCCATTAATTCGATTGTAAACAGCAATGACTGTGAGTGGTATATAAAGGTCCTTGATGAACAGAGTTGCTTGGCTGAAGGCCTTGCCGCGTTTCTCATGCCTCTTTTGAAAGCGCGATCGTGTCAGGCGAATTTTTTTGAGCTTTACAAACCATAATTTTAGCTTTTGTCTTGAACTTCCAGAATTTGAATTTGTTCTAGCAAGTCTCGTGGCCTTAAGTTCTCCAGCAAATTCACACCCCAGGTCCTTGACAGACCGAATGAATTCCTTGGAATCAAACCAACTATCTGAGGTAACAGGAAGTGGAGGAAACCCGCTGTGAATCGCCGCCTGGACTAAGTCAATAGCTCGAAAATGTCCAGGGACATGATCAGGATCTTTCTTACCAGTTAAAAAAGCATAACTGATGGGCAAGGCCTGTCCGGTTTTTAAATTGACGATAACAAGAACCAATATTTTCTGCCCAAAATATGGCCCCCCTGAGGAATGAAATGGGGCGGAAGCAAACGCGTTGTTCCCATACTTCGGATTGGCCGTATCATCGACAGCAAAACAGAAGTCGCTATGACCGCATCTGGCAATTTTCTTCAAAATCCTTGATTGATTTCGGCGCATAAATCTATTTGGTTCAAATTTTCTTGCAGCTCTTGAAAGTGAAGAAACTGAGGGGCTCCAGGGGCACCTACGAACAAAATCACAAAGGCTCTGACATCCCAGCATAAAGAAGAGCAGCGCCGCACAGCCTTCGTCATAGGAAAACCCTGACGCTGTGAATATATCTCTGAATAAAAAATAGATTTTTCGAATTGGTGACGGTAAAAATATTGCTAGCATAGCGAGCATTTATAGCGCTAGACGGGCAGTCTAGTTAGCTTTGACTAAACGTTCCTATGCTTTTTTTGTTTAAAATCCGTTATTTTTCGCTGCTGAAGCCTGTGGAGAAAAAATATCAGATTGAAACACTTATTAACAAAGGAAAGTTTGCGCTTTTAGACGGCTAATTCTGGGAAAACCCTGTTAAGATCCAAATGAAGTTGGTAAAAATCCTCTTCCTTTTTTGTGATTTTTTTTGCACCCAGTTTGATATTGGGAACATGGCTGGATTTTTGGTGGACAATGGACCAATAGGCCTGACCCACCGCCGTCAGTAGCTGATCGAAACGCTCAAGTTCTTCTTCCGTCAAAAGGTAAATTTTTGTTTTTCCCTTCATAGATTATCCCAAAGCCTCTGGCGCCACCTTCAAGACAAGATCGCCATCAATGAGCTGGCGCTTATCAAACATCGCCATTTTCATCGAAGCGACGGCTAGGCTATTCACCTTGCGTGGCAAGCCGCCAGAGAGTTGATGGATTACAGCAAAACTTGAGACATCAAAAAGTGGGTCCCGCCGACCAGCTAGAGCCAGCTGGGCTTCAACATAACTTTTGGTCTCATTCCCATCAAGCCCTGCCATATGGTAATGGATCTGGATTCTCTGTTTGAGCGGTTCATGCACTGAGCGGTTAAGCTTATCTAAAAGCTCGGGTTGCCCCACCATCAACAAAATAAACGGCAAGCGAGAATCCATTACAAAATTTGTTAGCGGCACCAGTTCTTGCAATGTCGCATGATCCATCATCTGACATTCATCGAAGATCAAGCACGTCACTTTCCCTTGGGTGTACTGCGCCCAAATTGCCGATTGGATTTGGTTAAACAAGTCAGACTTTCGCACCTTCGATGGCAAATGCAAAAGGGCATTGATCTGACGATACAAATCCGTTTTTGAGACCGTTGAGTGCGGCGTGTAGCAATGCAAATAGGACTGCGGATTTAGACTCTCCACCCATCGTCGAAGGATCGAAGTCTTTCCACTGCCAGGCTCTCCGGTCAGGCGCATAATTCCGCGATGCTGCTTTAGATAATGGAGCCTGGCTTCAGCCTCTTTAATATCAAAAGTTGGTATCAGATCCGTAGTTTTGATCTCTTGAGTGAAGGGAATGTTTTTTAATCCAAAATAAGCCTCCATCATTTCTGCTCCGATTGGTATGAGATCACCGTTGCGCGAGCTCTTGGTTGATACTTTTTGCCGTTAGCTCTAGCATCCACCACTTTAATTGCGGTGATTCGCTTGTCCTTTTCATATAAAAATAATTCCCGCTGATTGTCCTGACGATAGCGAATCTGCACTTTTTGGCCAATATACTGAGTAGGAACTTCGTAAATGAGACTGTTCAAAGAAATCGTCGCATCTTTGTTCACACGACGAATTTTTTCCATTAAGAAAAATTCCTCCAAAACCTCTTCATTCACACGCGGCCGAGGATACTCAGACAGGGAGACTTGGTAACGATCCAATGGTCTGCAACTGATCCCTGCGTGGGGGACCAAATGATACTCAGCCCTGAGCCATATATCAAAGGAGTCATTGAGTTCACGCAGTGAGGTCCCTTTAAAATCAACTAAAAATTTCTCCCGAACCGTTCGCCAAAATCTCTCAATCTTGCCCCTTGATGGTGAGTCATAGGGCTTAGAATGGATTAGGCCAATGCCTAATTGCGCACAAACAGTGCGTAAATATTTACTGGAAAAACTCGGACCATTGTCGAGATAAAGTCTATCGGGTTTACCATATTTTAAAATGGCTTCCTTAAAAACTTGCTCAATCGGAAGTGTCGTCTCCACCAGACTCCAACGATGACCCACAATCACCCGAGAATGATCATCAATGATGCCAAATAAAATGGCTTTTTTCTTTTTGGGCGCCTCTAAAATCGGGCCATGCATAAAATCTCCCACCCATAACTCGCCAAATCGATCCATCTCGTAGCGCTTACGGCCCTTAAGTGATGACGCATTTTTATTGGTCAAATCTTGGGCCTTTAAAAATCTTCGCAACGTCTGCTCACAAAGTGGTGGATCACCTAATATCTTTTCCTTCAAACAGCGACGGTAAAAGTGGGCCGCACTGAGCTCCATCAACTCCTGACGAAGCTCAATAATTTTCGCCCCCAATCCACCCATTGCAAATCTCTGCAACCCCCGGTCACTTCGCTCTTTCGGGACTAGCCCAGCAAAGCCATGTTTGCGATAGCTCTTCAGCCAACCCTTCATCGTTTCTGCAGAAAATATCTTTCTTTCGCCTCCCGGGTATTCAAACTCCTGGCGGCAAATCTCCCTAAAATATTTCATCTGCCCGCGCCCAGTTTCCATTAGCACCGGCGAGATAATTTGGTGGCGAATCAGTCCGATCGCCTTTCTTATGTCTTCGTTCATCTTAAAGTCCTTCCTTTCTTAATGTTAGGAAGCCGCTTTAACATAATCGTCCCTTTTCTTATTCCAAACCTGTCGGCTCAAAATATATTCAGGTATTTTTTATCTTAAGGAGGGTGAAGAATGATTTCTTGAAGCCCTGTCCAGGGACAGTCTGACCAGGAAAATAAGTTCTGGAGCACCACTCTTGGAACCTCGTAATAGACAAAAACAGAGGACCGCACAGGCGCTAGGATCATGAGCCTTTCATGATTGATACGAAGTGGACGGATGGCTGCATAAAGAAAGTTGTAGGCCGATGATAACGCTAGACTTAAGTCCGATTCAAATCCTGCGAGCAACTGGTCAATACTCACTCGGATTTGATGGGTTTTCTGAAAAACATCAATGAACTTTTCAAAGGACTTTCTCGCTAGACGGCGGCCCGGTACCAGGAAATCTGGAAAATAACAAAAGTCACGTTTCTCATTCTTGCAGTGTCCAGCATGAATGGCAATCAGGCCACAACTTCCCAAAATACCACATTGATACTGACGAACGAAGTACCCCTTCCACCTGGCACAGTTGGGTTTGCCGCACAAAAGGCAACACTGCCTTAAATTTGGAAAAGGATAGTCCACTGACGCTCGTTCAACACCATTTTCCTTGGCCTGCAAATAGGTGGCGCTTGCGAATTCATATTGCCTCCAAGCGCAAAATACCGATTCAACCCCCCTAAAAAATAACTTGATGTATTAGACTAGTTCGTGGTGTTGGGCTTTCGGGGAGATATTATGTAGTTCCACCGTGGAAATGGCTCCAGTCGTTGAATTGCTAAACTTTCCATTTCCTCATCGGTCGCCTTGATTCCCTTTTCATAAGTTTGACGATCAAGCCTCGCCCGCACCTGTAGTCCCTTTGCGGTCTTTGTTGCACCAATTAAATTTACCACAGTTTCGTAGCTCACAAGAGGCTTTCCTCGCCAGTTCATGCTGATGAACGAAAACATCCTATGCTCGATTTTGTTCCACTTGCTTGTGCCAGGCGGATAGTGACAAACCGTAACTTTCAATCCAGTCGCATCTGAAAATTTTTGCAGATTTACTTTCCAGCGACGGCTCGCTGAACTATTGCTGCCTCCACCATCGGCACAAATTAATAATTCTTTGGTCTTTGAATAGTGCTTTTTACCAACGAGCTTCCACCATTGGCGAATGCTTTCCACTGCGAACTCGGCAGTGTCGTGCGACATCCCAACATTTACAAAACCTTCGTTTCGAGCGACGTCGTAAGTCCCATAGGGAACCGCGGTTCCTATGGCTAAATTTGGGAAATCGTAAACATTCACTTTCTCCGGGGTTCCCTTGGTTCGCCAGGTTTCTCCGGCATTTTTGAACTCGCCAACCCGCTCCTTTTTCTTGGTGTCGACTGAAATCACAGGTCTTCCCGTATCCAAAAAAACGCTGGCTTGGCCAGCGATAAATCGAAACTGAAGGTCTCTATCTGGATGAGATTTGCCTTCCTTATCTTTACGATTGGACTGCAGTGTATAGCCACTCTCGTGAAGCAGTCGACAGACAGTCGGATAGCTGACATCAATTTTTTTACGACGTAATTCTTGTTCGATTGTTCGACACGATTTGCGAGTCCATTTGATTGGACTCATTGGATCCCCCGCCGTCGATTCATCTAAAATTTCATGCAGCAAAGCAGAAACATCGGGCTCGGTTGTCTCAATACGCTTTCGCCCACCTCCACGATTACGCGCCCGCGCTCCCATTTTTTCTGGTTTTCCACGCTTTACTTCGCGCATTCCACGAATTATCGTATTCTCTGAAAGTCCCGTCAAAGAGTGCATTTGAGCAATACCCCCTCGGCCAAGCTCAATCGCCTTTTGTCCTATGTACCACCTCTTCTGGGCTTCTGAGAGGCTCGGAATAAGGGATTTCCAAGTTTTTAGATTTTTTTCATCCATCAAGTAGATGATAGAGGGGATCTAGAATACATCAAGTTATTTTTTAACAAACCCTAAGAAGTGGAGCAAGCAATTTAGGGGACTGTGGCCCCTCGGCCCTAGTCTCCACGAATCGTTATTAGCTCAGCAAGTTTGGAAGCTCAATCTTGTGATGGATCTTGAATATATTGATAGAAGTTCTTAAGATACCTCCAACCCGAGGTCTGAAACCAAATAAATTGTTAGAACCTCCACGAGGCTCATTTTTTCCGAAATGGCCAAGTCCTTCCCCAATGAGCTTCTTCCTCCTCGGGTTCGAACTCCAAGCAGAAGTCGTCGATATAACAAGAGAGAAAAGCAAATTTATTTTGTTGTTCATCTCAAATCTCAATGTATAAATAACTAGCTCATATATGACATGTCGGAATTGAGAAAACAATGACCAAAAAACAGATTGAAGAAAGATAAATAAGCTAAAAGGAAGATTTTCGAAATCAGCCCTTGGCCGGGGAGTCTATCAAAGCAGTACAACATCTGCGGGGCCTGGGTGCGCATGTAAGGACGGAAAACCTAAAAAACACGGGCCTTATTTTAATTTAAGCTACGTCCATCAAGGAAGAAAAAAGACTCAGTTCATCAGGCAAAACTTTGCGAGAAATTGAACGACAGGCAAAATTTTAAGAGATTTAAGGGCTGCCCAGATGCGTGGATAACTTTAGAAATTGAAAAGTCGAACATGATCATGACCACCGAAAACACCCGGCGCGATGCTGAAAAACGAAAAAAGTAAAGTCAGTTCAGGAGCTTAAGCTCCGAACTGGCGTTAATAACTATGGGTGTCTCCATCTATAAATACTAGGCCCAAAGACCGCGCGTGCCCTCAAACATCGGGGATCACTACTGGACCATAGGACCGGCTGACCGCTGAAAATGAACCCTTTGGAAACCGGCGCCTGCACTCTTCAAGGGTGTCGGCCTCAACCCCCCGTACTTTCCGAGGAAAATCAGCTCTATAAAGCCGACCTCCGCACCCACAACGGCAGTCTTTTTGAACTTTTTTAGCAACAGATTCATCCATCGCTTTGAGAGTCGCCCAAACTATGATAGCTCTGCCCGTGATTCACCTCCGCTTCTTTTTTTCAAGACAGAGATCAATATTGAATCAGGTCCCGGGTCAATTCTGACCCGGTATTTTCTTGTCAAATTGTCTAAAATAGCTTTGCAGACAAATTCAGATTAATGCGCACGCTAAGATCTCGATCATTGAGGGTACTGACCCCTTGTCCGTCAAACAGCTGTTGAGTTATCGCGGGAATCTCCATCAAACAAAAGACTTAGGCTCATTATAAGTTCAGTTCACTAAATTTTCTAATTGGAAAAACATATGTAGGATTTCCAGTTGTAGAAGATGACACTCTTTATTCTAACATTGAAGGAACACTTGGATGGTTAATTTCAAACCCAGTTGCTGATGATTGGCTAACAGTGGGATGCGCGATGAAAAATCTAAATTTCAAATCGCAAAGATAAATGCATTAAGTGTAATGGGTAACTTTCTAAAGCACTTTATAGCAGGTCCAGTCTAGGTCTTTGATGTCCGATCCTCCAAACAAAGGAGGAGAAATGTCATCGGCAGAAGAGCTTGGAATTTTGAGAGCCAAGCTTGAACAAATCAAGAAAGAAGTCGGAGCAAAGGGCCCTCGGAATCGTCGGTACAGTAATAAGCAAAAAGCGCTCGTTATAGAGGCGAGTTCGAGCTTGGAGGGCTGGGAAATTGAGAGGCTCAGTGGCGTGCGTGGGCCAACCTTAGCCAAGTGGCAGCGACGGGAGACATTGTCTAGAAATCCCGTTGAACGGGGATCAGCATCAGGAAGTTACAGCGGTCATCATTCACATTGGCAGAGGGTTTTGGATTTATGGAAATCAAAGCCCGGGCTTGGGCCAACCCAGCTTAAGAATCAGTTGAAGCGAGAAGGTATTCGTATCAGTGTGGCAACAGTTAGAAATATTCTTGAGGAAAATGGATATGAGCTTCCAAAGGTAAAGGAAAAAGACGAGAGAGTTTTTCGCTATGAGGCGGCGAGACCTCGAGAGCTTGTGCATATGGACTTCAAGCATTTTTACATCAACAAACAAAAGGTCTTTCTGCTTTTGATGCAGGATGATTTTAGTCGATTTTTATGTGGTCACAAGATTTCCGATAGTGAGAACATCGATGCAGTTATAGAAGTTTTTGAGGATTGCATTTCAAAATACGGACGAATGCAGGTGATTATGACGGACGCGGGAAGTGCTTTCTACAGCTGGAATGGGGTCAATCGGTTCCAGAAATTGATTGGCGACGAATATGGAATAGAGCACATCAAAGCGGGATCCCCAAGATCAAATGGTAAAATCGAGTCCGTCAATAAGCAGATTGAAAAGGAGCTATTGCGGGTGAAGGAGTTTTCAAGTCTTGAGGAGGCAGATCTTGGGATTGGAGAATGGATAGATTTTTATAATTTTGAAAGAACCCATATGGGTCTTTCCCAGTCTGAGGTTCCGGCTGACCGATTTTTATATGGTTGGGACCATAGAAAACCTCGAGAATCATCAAAGAACGGGGTATGGGAGGAATTATTGAAGGTGGCCGTGGGAAAAATTAAATAATTTGTTGTTGTCAATCGGGCTCAAATGTATTGAAAATACTATTTATGAACCTCAGTGAAATCCCAAAGCATATCCAGGCGGCAGGTCTTTATATTGGCCTGCCAGCATTGAAAAGGATGGGTATCCAGCTTGAAATGAAAGATGTATGTCAAGAGCTCGGGGTTGATCATGCTTCGATTTTGCAGCAGGTAAGGTCGATTTTTTTTACAAAGAAAGTGAACAATCAATCACAGATTGCTGAAGTTAAAAAGCTTCAGCAAAGTCTCAGGGAACAATCGTTTTTATCAGCAGTATATGAATATCAATCAAGTCATCCTGGGTGCTGGATCAAGGTTGAGCGCCATCAGCTGAGTGACGATTTTAAAGTCTTTCTCATTTCCAAAAAAGAGGAATTTGAGCTTTCTTGGGGGGAAGTGAGTAGGCTCACGAAGATCCCAGAGGACACTTTAAAAAAGATCAAAGGACAAAATAACGATAAAAATGATGAGGGGCCAGGTCCATCATCTCTGCCTGAGCAAGTTGTGGACAAGCTTGCTGAATTTTTCAAAGGAAGATCAGGAAAAGCTTCGGTGAAGGATTTTTGTGATAAAAATCCTGAGGTGTTATTGGAGCTGGGTCTAGGGTACCGATCCTTTTCGAGACTGCTTCTGGGGCTTGGGTTTGTGAGTCCCAAGGGGATTTTTTTAAAAAATACTGGGCTTGATTTGATCAAGCGATTTGCTCCGGGATTGGTTTGGGGTAGTGACGGTAAGAATATAAATTTAGTGATCAATGGGAACCATTTCCGCTGGGTTTGGCAGGGACTCATTGACCATAAAACAACAGTATTGGTTGGTGGAGTAATTAATGAGTCAGAAAGCAGCGAGAATCTTCTTGAGGCCATAAAGCTCTCAAGAGAGGCCTCTGGTATATCACCAATGGCGATTGTATTAGATAACCGGTTGAGTGAGAATTTGCCGGTAATCCGGAGTTATTTAGACTCCATGGGAATAGAAATAATAAAAATATTTCCTGGTAACTCAAAAAGCAACGGCATCATAGAGAACAATTTTAAGGTATTTGAGAATTGGGTTCACGGGCAAGGGGGGAAGATCGTAATCAATGCGTCAAATGAAAAGGATCTTTCTAGGGAAGTCGCAAATCTGATGGTTGAGCTTTTCACCCAGCTGCGGAATTTTTCACCTCGAGGGAGTCTCGGTGGGAAGTCCGCAAGCGACCTATCAAGCAAAGCGGTTCCGTTATCTGAAGCCGAGAGAACGGCCATCCAAGAAGAAATTAAGGCTCTGGCCAATCGCTTCAAAAATGAGCTTGCAACCCCAGTTATGACGGCGGCAAAAGACGAGGCGCTCAGTCTTGCCGTTGAAGCTTTAAATCCACCATCACCCGAGGTGTTTAGGAAGAAACTTAATGCCTCTGAGTACACCGCAAATCTAATCCTTCAGGCTCTTGCGATATTTGATTCACAAAAGATCAAACACCCCGAGAAGAAGTTCGATCACACCTACTTCGGCGGGATACTGCGAAATTTAGTTAACCAGGAATACCTGCTAACGCTCACTCACAATCTGGAGTCGATCTATGCACTTTTTTGGAAAAGGATGAACGAGAGAATGAAATCCCTAGCTTCAAAAATTGAGGCTCCTCTTGATAATTGCAAAAAATTGGTCTGCGAATTTTTAAATTCAAAGATTCCGGCCCAAGGAAATCTTGCCCTGATCTATTTGAAAAACATCTTGTTCTTTTTAGCTGGCCAAGACACTTCGGCAATCACATCAGCTCGGAATATCCTAGAATCAGAGGTCCTTAACTCCAGAATAGCATCAACTCTAAAAAAAGAAACCCTGATCAGGAAGCTCATTGAAATCGAGTCGCAAATCCGCCTCATCGCCAATATCCCAAATGAGATTTTAAAAAACACGACTCAAGTTTATCCAGAAATATTCGATACAGTAGCTACAACCCAATGAGGATCGGTCCTCGAAGTGGTCCAGCCAGGTCCGCTATATCGTGCTTTAAGAGTTAACTATTGGCAGCCTCCGCCTTTTTCACAAACATTATACTGTTCTGATAGACTTCCAGCTCTAAAGTTATTCCGCTTTCCAAGCTGAGATTTTATTTCTTCAATGCGCTCGCTCATTTTTAAAAAATTGTTTGCCATTCTCATCACACTCCTTGTCCGATACAGATACACATACTATCGGCCGAAAGGTAAATAAAAAAAGGTGAAAGATGAAAAATTATGTTGGTTTTAGAAAACAAAAGAAGATTTAAAAAATTGAGCAACGGCCACAATACCCAGCAGAAGTTGGCACTTCGGTCAGATATTGTTTTGCTGGCGGCAGAAGGACATCTCCCTGCGAGCATCTCGAAAAAATTGCAAATCTGTGGAGCGACTGCGTCGCGTTGGATTAATCGATGGATGGCCGGCCGTGATTCCGGACTTTCGGTCTCTGCGATTTTGGATGATGCGCCAAGATCAGGCGCCCCTGGGACTTTCACACCAGAGCCTATTTGCCAATTGTTTGCGATGGCATGTGAGAAGCCAAGCAACTATGGTCGGCCAATTAGCCACTGGACACCAAGAGAACTTGCAGACGAACTCAAAAAACAAGGCTTTGTCGACTCTATATCGCCAAGACACGTCGGACGACTGCTAAACGAAGCCGACATCAAACCTCACCTTATGCGATATTATTTGGACACAAAAAAAGACGAGCGCTTTGATGAAAAGGTAGCCAATATTTGTGAGATCTATGAAAAGGCGCCGTCAATTACCGAGGAGGGCGGTCGGGTGATTAGCCTTGATGAAATGCGGCATTCAGGCGCTGGAAAGAACTGCACCAGATAAACCTGGCGAGCCAGGTCGAGTCGAAAGACATGAGTTCAATTACAAAAGACATGGGACGCTCACGATGATAGCCAATTTCGACGTGGGAACTGGTGAGGTTGTTCATCCATCGCTCGGCCCGTCGCGAACTGAATCTGATTTTGTTGATCACCTGAATAATCTGATTTCAAAATCCCCATCTGTCGCAAAGTGGCATTTCGTTCTCGATAATCTTAACATTCATCAGTCAGAGTCCTTGGTCGTTTTCGTGGCAAGCCAGATTGGTGTCGACACAAACTCTCTCGGTGAAAAGGGCAAATCTGGAATATTGAAATCCCAAAAAAGCCGACAGGATTTTTTGACGAGCCCCGATCATGATATTGTTTTTCATTACACCCCGAAACACGCCTCGTGGATGAACCAAGTCGAAATATGGTTTAGTATTCTGGTCAGAAAGTTGCTTA
Coding sequences:
- a CDS encoding transposase family protein — encoded protein: MSSAEELGILRAKLEQIKKEVGAKGPRNRRYSNKQKALVIEASSSLEGWEIERLSGVRGPTLAKWQRRETLSRNPVERGSASGSYSGHHSHWQRVLDLWKSKPGLGPTQLKNQLKREGIRISVATVRNILEENGYELPKVKEKDERVFRYEAARPRELVHMDFKHFYINKQKVFLLLMQDDFSRFLCGHKISDSENIDAVIEVFEDCISKYGRMQVIMTDAGSAFYSWNGVNRFQKLIGDEYGIEHIKAGSPRSNGKIESVNKQIEKELLRVKEFSSLEEADLGIGEWIDFYNFERTHMGLSQSEVPADRFLYGWDHRKPRESSKNGVWEELLKVAVGKIK
- a CDS encoding transposase; the protein is MLVLENKRRFKKLSNGHNTQQKLALRSDIVLLAAEGHLPASISKKLQICGATASRWINRWMAGRDSGLSVSAILDDAPRSGAPGTFTPEPICQLFAMACEKPSNYGRPISHWTPRELADELKKQGFVDSISPRHVGRLLNEADIKPHLMRYYLDTKKDERFDEKVANICEIYEKAPSITEEGGRVISLDEMRHSGAGKNCTR
- a CDS encoding transposase, with product MKCGIQALERTAPDKPGEPGRVERHEFNYKRHGTLTMIANFDVGTGEVVHPSLGPSRTESDFVDHLNNLISKSPSVAKWHFVLDNLNIHQSESLVVFVASQIGVDTNSLGEKGKSGILKSQKSRQDFLTSPDHDIVFHYTPKHASWMNQVEIWFSILVRKLLKRESFSSTENLGIKILDFIKYFNRTMAKPFRWTYKGRVLSA